The sequence CTTCGGTGTCAAACTAAAATCTCCACTAACCGTCAGGTACTGGTAGAATGTCTTCACCACCCCTCCTGAATCCGCCTGGATCGTATTACTATAAGTCAGGCTATAAGACAGATCCAACTTCCATGGAATATCAAAGTCCACATACTCACCCGGGTTCTTCTTCACCGTCGCCAGCTGTCGCTGCTGTGCCTGGAATGCCGCATCCGTACTTTCTGCATTCTCTATACTATTCAGCTGATCCTGCTTGGCCTTCGCCTTCTTATCCGGCGAAGTAAGGGACGTACTCAGCGCTATCGTGGCATTCGATAATCGGCCCGGACTGAACCTGCCCTGATTCCACACATATTTGTCAATTTTTTTTCCCCTGCTATTATATACATAAGGATCAATATTACCACTGGCTGTGATGTTGATCTTATCAAACAGGTTCGTACGGGCGTACAAACTGAAAGTTGACAGTTTGAAGCTGTCCGCCAACAGGTTATAAGAACCATTGAAACCAAAACCATCCAGCAGCTTGATCTTCTTCTCATGGTTCGCCGACGTATCCTTCTTCGAGAACACCTTCATTTCCAGGTTATTATCCAACCCGAACGAGATAGATGCGGCCCTCCCCTCCGAAGGCACCCCAACAGAAGAACTGGTAAAATAAGAAGTACGTACCGCATCGCTGTCCCTATTATAATACTGGTTATAATAGGCATTACTGGCCAGATCAGGTTGCGCACTGATACTCAGTGTAGGCCGCATCACATGGCGGATAGCTTTCACTTTAGACCCATTCGGGAACACATACATACCATATACCGCTGTTGACAAAGACAAACTTGCACTCGCCTGCCGTGCAGCAAAGAAGCCCTGAGTATATATTGTATCCAAACCACCCAAAGAGTCTACACTCACACGCTTGTTTGGATTCCACCTACGCTCCGTCTTCTTTGTATACCAATATTCTGCATAACTGACACCCGGAGACAGGGTAAAGTTTTTAAACACAGGAATAGTAAAGGAGATAGGAATATTCTGTTTCATCCCTGACTGCAACGCATCGAACATCTTCGACTTACCAAACACTGAGTCCTTGAATGTCACGCTATTAGCAAGCGTTGCGGTGTACCCAATCCCGAGTTTGTGGTACCATTTAGACTTCCCAACCAGCTCCTTTGGCTGAAACGGATACTGCGTATTCATGGAAAACGTCGCATTCGGGAAGGAAATAGACACATCACGGGTACTCAGGTTCTGAGAGTGTGTCAGACTAGATGTAAAGTTATAAGGCTTGCCCTGCCAGGTCTTCGAAAAGCTGATAGAAGAACCAATGTTATTGTTTACACGGGTAGCATAATCCGTTACATTGTAAGTATTATAGCTGGAAGTACCAAAGTTCACGTTCGCACCGAAGTTCACACCCGGCCTGGCCTTACTGTCCATACTGTGGTTCCAGGTAACCCTGAAGTCACGAGAGCGGCTAAACTCAGATTTCACCGAAGGATCACCGAAACGGGTATTGGCAAAACTCAAAGTCATACCACCATTATAATGATAGCGCTTTCGGTATGTCGGACTGGCAGTGAGCGACCAGCTACCATAAGAGTAGATATCTCCCCGCATGGTAAGGTCAAAATGCTCCCCCAGACCTAAGTAGTATCCTCCATTTTCCAGACCCATCCCCTTCTGGGCGTTCACCACATACCCCGGCACCAGGATACCGGAACGTTGTCCCTGGGTGATTGGGAAAATGGCAAAAGGAATGAACAAAGGTGTTGGAATCCCTTCAATCTCCAGGTTTGCCGGACCAGATATTACCAGTTTATCAGGAATTACCTTGATCTTTTTGGCCCTGAACTGGAAGTGAGGGGTATCCAGGTTACAGGTAGTATACCCGTTTTTGAAACCAAAGATGCTATTGTCAGGCATGCGCTTCGTCTGCTCGCTATGCACATAGCCTTCTCCGTACTGGGATTTGGTATTGTAGATCTTTGCTTTCTTCGTTTCCATTGCAAAACGCAGGGTATCGGAATCAAATTCCTGTCCACCGTCCTTGAAATGCGGACGACCGAAAGGCTTACCAGCTGTATCCAGCGCGGTAGTGGCTTCCATAATACCTGTAGATTGCATGTAGGTCATTCGTTCAGCTGTAATCTCCATCGTTTTATACTTTGTATTGGCAGTGCCATACATATAAAACTTCTTTTCCGGAATTACCAGGATAATAGAATCCTTCGCTTTGTAAGCAACTGGCGCATCCAGGCTATCCTTGGAGAGCTTGGGACCATGCAGGCTATCTATTCCTGTGGAATCGGTTGAAGATCCAATAGTATCAATACGGTTTGGATGCTGTGTATCAGTTTTTGCTGGTTCCGGCGTTTTTATAGCAGGAATAGTCGTATCCGCCCCTTTCGGCACGGTATCTGCGAAAACAATTGAAGACACGGTGAGGTCGGACCTCGGCGAAGCCAAACTGGTAAAAATTACAGGAAACGCAATTAATATTCCTCCAAATACCAGGTATATCTGTCTCAAAAACTTTTTATAATTATTTTTGTAACTCGGGTGCATGTGTTAAGTGGCACAAACCTACAAGTTTTTGTACAAATTATTGTCAATTGTAAAATGAAAAAGAATGCGGCTTAATATTATTTAACACCTTATATTAGGACGAAAGACTGATTTTAAACGATGAATTACTTTAGAAAAACCAGGAACTCCCTGTAAATTACTGACTGAGGAAGGAACCGGACAATACAAGTTTACTGTGTAGACCCCGGCCCCATCGGGGAAATTCGATTGTAATTCGCAATTATTTTTTTTATTATGACTAACGCCCATTAAATTAAAATAAAAACTGAGTCATGCGCTGGAACCGATTTTGGATTTTTTTAAGTTGTGCAACATTTTTTGGAAGTTTATTTCTTTACGCGAGGAACAAACCTGAACCAGCAGGCAAAAAACAAAATCCGCCCCTAAGGACGATCATTATTGATCCTGGACATAGTGCTACTACCCCGGGAGCAAAAGGAAGTTTTTCCACGGAGGAACAGGTAACACTGGATGTAGCCCTTAAGTTGGGCAAGCTGATCGAAGCCAATATGAAAGATGTACGTGTGGTCTACACAAGAAAGACACCCGCAGCACTGGCAGGCTCCCTGAAGGCAGACCTGAACGAAAGAGCCAATATCGCCAATAGGGAAAAAGGAGACCTTTTTATCTCTATTCACTGTAATTCTGCTGGCCCTACCCATAAAGTAACCGGCTATAAGACGGTATATGTGAAGAAAGGAAAAAAGAAAGTAGCCTCCAAAAGACCTATTTACTCAACCTCCCCCAGCACAGCAGAAGGTACTGAAACCTATGTATGGGCTACCGGGAAGAACAATGCAAAGACAGAATCCCTGCGTGAAAGCTCCGTAATCATGCTGGATGCTGAATCTGAAGGGGCTAATTCTGTCATGGATATGTCCGATCCGGAAACCTTTATCCTGCTGAACACCCTGCGCAACGCTTATTTTGACCAGAGCCTCCGCCTCTCTTCCCTGATCGAAGATCAGTTTACAGAAGTAGGCCGCATCAGCCGTGGCGCCCGTCAGCGTGACGAAAAAGGAATCTGGGTGCTGCAGGCCACCGCCATGCCAAGTGTACTGGTAGAACTGGGCTTTATCTCTAACCCACAGGAAGAAAAGTACCTGAACTCAGACGATGGTCAGCAGGAAATGGCACTCTGCATCTTTAAAGCAATCAAACGCTACAAGGATGAACTGAACCGCTACGATGGCGACCGCCGCTCCGGCAGCGAACAACCAGCTACCATTCAGAACAATGCCACTACCACCAAAAGCAAGTCGGTTTATAAGCAATCCGCTGATAAAGAGGTCGTAAGCAATACACCTACTGCCCCAGCCAAACAATCTTTTGATGTACAACTGCTGGTCACCGAAAAGACCTACGGCAGAGGTGCTACCATATTTAATGGAATGCACGGTACCATCAGGAAGTATTCATACGTAAAAGACAGTAAGAAGTTAAATAAATATATCTGGGAAAATTTCCGGACCGAAGCTGAAGCCAAAGCTGCATTGCAAAAAGCAAAGCAGCTTGGCTTTCGCCAGGCCTTTGTAATTAACAAGGATGGCTCCATAGGTAGTTCAAAACCAACGCCCCCCGTACAGCTGGCTAAAACAAAGTCGGTGAGCAAGCCACCAGACAATAAATATAATATACAACTCCTCGTTACTGATAAGAAGTATACCCGCTCAGCCCCCATCTTCAGCAAATTGAACGGTTATATTAAAAAACAACCCGTGTCTATTAATAATAAGACACTTAATAAATATGTTTGGGGCACTTTTGCCAGCATCAATGAAGCAAGGTCTGCGCTCTCCCACGCCAAAAAAGCCGGCTTCTGGAACGCCTTTATTATGGACCCTGAGCATAACAGCCTTGCTCAACGTTAACTCCTCCCCTCCCCCCTTTAGCCTTTTTAACCCCACGACCCTTTCCCCCAACTTTTTCCCAAAACCAATCATTTCCAACACTTCACGTTATATTTACCTTTTTAAATATTAGTTAAAATAGGTGTGGTATTTGCAATTGAAAATCAGTAATTGATTGCCCGCATCCTTTTTTGATTATTTTTGCAAGAACGTATAACGTATTCACATGCTTAAAGTATCGAACGAAACTAAGGTTGGCATCCTGGCTGCAGTAGCCATCGCAATGCTGATTTTAGGTTTTAATTTGTTAAAAGGTAAAAGCCTTTTTTCGCATAGCAAGACTATTTATGCTGTATATACACAGGTAAATGGCCTCCAACCTTCCAGCGCCGTACAGGTAAATGGCCTCGTGGTAGGTAATGTAGCCAACCTGGACGTAATGGATAAAAACGCAGGCCGCATCCTGGTAACGCTGACTATCAAGAAGAAAATTGATATTCCGCGCAATTCTGTGGCCCGTATTACCGGCGACCTGTTAGGTACCAAAACCGTACAGATCGACTTCGGTAACGCGAACGATTATCTCAAAGACGGCGATACCGTGTATGCAGCCGTAGACGGATCCGTAACAGACGCCCTCAAAGAACAACTGAACCCATTGGTGCAGAAACTGGAAGGTACACTGGGATCTGTAGACTCCGTTCTCCTGACCGTCAACTCCATCTTTGACACAACTACCAAAGGCAACCTCAGAGAAGCAATCGCCCACCTGAATGCCACTATGGGCAACTTTACCCGTACTTCCGCATCCCTGAATGGTATGCTGGATCCAAAACATGGTAATGTGACCGCAACCTTCGACAACCTGGAAGCACTCACCGCTAACCTGAAAGCAAACAACGACAAGATCACCGCTATCCTGAGCAATGCAGAAAAAACAACTGCTGCCCTGTCTAACGGTCAACTGGATAAAACACTACAGGAGTTGCAGCAAATGGCTACACGCCTGAACGAAACAATTGCAAAACTGAATAGTACCGATGGTACTGCAGGTATGTTGCTGAACGATAAGAAAGTATATGTAAACCTGCAGAATTCATTGAATAGCCTCAATAAATTGTTGGAAGACCTTCGCGTAAATCCAAAAAGGTATGTACACTTCTCTTTGTTCGGTAAAAAATCAAAACCTCAGCCCATACCATCAGATACTGCTACGGCACAATGATTTTAAACATGCAGCATTTAGCTAAAGTCGGGCTTATCCTCACCGGGATCTGCCTTGGTAGTATATTCTCTGCCAAAGCACAGGATACCCTTCAGCAAAAGACTGATACCGGGAAAGTGATCCACATCATTCACGCTGACTCCTTGAATGTAATCACGAAGAACGGAGTTTCGCTGAACCGGTTTATAAACGATGTTGTCTTCCGACAGGGAAATACATTATTCTATAGCGATAGTACATTTATTGACAAAGCGACAAATGTACTCGACGCCTATGGTCATATTCATATCAATCAGGCCGACAGTATTCATATCTATGGCAACTATCTCCACTATGAAGGGGAGAGCAGACTCGCCACCATGTATGACAATGCCCGCCTCACAGATGGTAAAGTGACCATCTCTGGCCCTG is a genomic window of Chitinophaga sp. LS1 containing:
- a CDS encoding MlaD family protein, with the protein product MLKVSNETKVGILAAVAIAMLILGFNLLKGKSLFSHSKTIYAVYTQVNGLQPSSAVQVNGLVVGNVANLDVMDKNAGRILVTLTIKKKIDIPRNSVARITGDLLGTKTVQIDFGNANDYLKDGDTVYAAVDGSVTDALKEQLNPLVQKLEGTLGSVDSVLLTVNSIFDTTTKGNLREAIAHLNATMGNFTRTSASLNGMLDPKHGNVTATFDNLEALTANLKANNDKITAILSNAEKTTAALSNGQLDKTLQELQQMATRLNETIAKLNSTDGTAGMLLNDKKVYVNLQNSLNSLNKLLEDLRVNPKRYVHFSLFGKKSKPQPIPSDTATAQ
- a CDS encoding N-acetylmuramoyl-L-alanine amidase codes for the protein MRWNRFWIFLSCATFFGSLFLYARNKPEPAGKKQNPPLRTIIIDPGHSATTPGAKGSFSTEEQVTLDVALKLGKLIEANMKDVRVVYTRKTPAALAGSLKADLNERANIANREKGDLFISIHCNSAGPTHKVTGYKTVYVKKGKKKVASKRPIYSTSPSTAEGTETYVWATGKNNAKTESLRESSVIMLDAESEGANSVMDMSDPETFILLNTLRNAYFDQSLRLSSLIEDQFTEVGRISRGARQRDEKGIWVLQATAMPSVLVELGFISNPQEEKYLNSDDGQQEMALCIFKAIKRYKDELNRYDGDRRSGSEQPATIQNNATTTKSKSVYKQSADKEVVSNTPTAPAKQSFDVQLLVTEKTYGRGATIFNGMHGTIRKYSYVKDSKKLNKYIWENFRTEAEAKAALQKAKQLGFRQAFVINKDGSIGSSKPTPPVQLAKTKSVSKPPDNKYNIQLLVTDKKYTRSAPIFSKLNGYIKKQPVSINNKTLNKYVWGTFASINEARSALSHAKKAGFWNAFIMDPEHNSLAQR
- a CDS encoding putative LPS assembly protein LptD — translated: MRQIYLVFGGILIAFPVIFTSLASPRSDLTVSSIVFADTVPKGADTTIPAIKTPEPAKTDTQHPNRIDTIGSSTDSTGIDSLHGPKLSKDSLDAPVAYKAKDSIILVIPEKKFYMYGTANTKYKTMEITAERMTYMQSTGIMEATTALDTAGKPFGRPHFKDGGQEFDSDTLRFAMETKKAKIYNTKSQYGEGYVHSEQTKRMPDNSIFGFKNGYTTCNLDTPHFQFRAKKIKVIPDKLVISGPANLEIEGIPTPLFIPFAIFPITQGQRSGILVPGYVVNAQKGMGLENGGYYLGLGEHFDLTMRGDIYSYGSWSLTASPTYRKRYHYNGGMTLSFANTRFGDPSVKSEFSRSRDFRVTWNHSMDSKARPGVNFGANVNFGTSSYNTYNVTDYATRVNNNIGSSISFSKTWQGKPYNFTSSLTHSQNLSTRDVSISFPNATFSMNTQYPFQPKELVGKSKWYHKLGIGYTATLANSVTFKDSVFGKSKMFDALQSGMKQNIPISFTIPVFKNFTLSPGVSYAEYWYTKKTERRWNPNKRVSVDSLGGLDTIYTQGFFAARQASASLSLSTAVYGMYVFPNGSKVKAIRHVMRPTLSISAQPDLASNAYYNQYYNRDSDAVRTSYFTSSSVGVPSEGRAASISFGLDNNLEMKVFSKKDTSANHEKKIKLLDGFGFNGSYNLLADSFKLSTFSLYARTNLFDKINITASGNIDPYVYNSRGKKIDKYVWNQGRFSPGRLSNATIALSTSLTSPDKKAKAKQDQLNSIENAESTDAAFQAQQRQLATVKKNPGEYVDFDIPWKLDLSYSLTYSNTIQADSGGVVKTFYQYLTVSGDFSLTPKWKVGVNSGYDFINHALGYTNMYISRDLHCWQMSINLIPIGSYRQFSITISPKAGILRDLRINRSRTFYDL